One region of Anaeromyxobacter paludicola genomic DNA includes:
- a CDS encoding Glu/Leu/Phe/Val family dehydrogenase, with protein MRKERKSFYDEAMEAFHRAADLIRLNPRVRLELEEPDFEHIFYVTIELRDRLVPLGPEDEASYRDLPASSMQAADALEPLANGSFVLHRRALLDADITMRRGVIRIPGKGLFRFEKGGPRSFKAYRIQHNQARGPYKGGVRYHKEVSLDLFKALAADMTWKTAIAEVPFGGAKGGIRVDPLQHSKEELEHLTLRYMYKLKNLVGPYLDIPAPDVNTNGQIMAIMMRQYTDGERERHSMRGVVTGKDVRIGGSEGRVKATGQGVVYCIEEWARERQFPLASARVIIQGFGNVGSWAAEILAEKGCKIVAVNDAFGSVANEAGLDVPALVRWVYDNPENLRRTVLGFPGATAISREDFWAAPADIAIPAALGQQIDGRVAEVLKVRLVAEAANGPTTADGERVLASRKIDLIPDVICNAGGVTVSYYEWLQNQRLEHWSEAEVDARLERAIKANYGLIRDIARDTPQKTALHDSRSYCVGRKLDMRTASMVLALKRIAAHYELEGFSQ; from the coding sequence ATGCGCAAGGAACGGAAGTCCTTCTACGACGAGGCGATGGAGGCGTTCCACCGCGCCGCCGATCTCATCCGCCTCAACCCCCGCGTGAGGCTCGAGCTCGAGGAGCCCGACTTCGAGCACATCTTCTACGTCACCATCGAGCTGCGGGACCGGCTCGTGCCGCTCGGCCCCGAGGACGAGGCGAGCTACCGCGACCTCCCCGCCTCGTCCATGCAGGCGGCCGACGCGCTCGAGCCGCTCGCGAACGGCAGCTTCGTCTTGCACCGCCGCGCCCTGCTCGACGCCGACATCACCATGCGCCGCGGCGTCATCCGCATCCCGGGCAAGGGGCTCTTCCGGTTCGAGAAGGGCGGCCCGCGCAGCTTCAAGGCCTACCGCATCCAGCACAACCAGGCCCGGGGGCCGTACAAGGGCGGCGTGCGCTACCACAAGGAGGTCTCGCTCGACCTCTTCAAGGCGCTCGCGGCCGACATGACCTGGAAGACCGCCATCGCCGAGGTGCCCTTCGGCGGCGCCAAGGGCGGCATCCGGGTCGATCCGCTCCAGCACTCCAAGGAGGAGCTCGAGCACCTCACGCTCCGCTACATGTACAAGCTCAAGAACCTCGTCGGCCCGTACCTCGACATCCCCGCGCCGGACGTGAACACCAACGGCCAGATCATGGCCATCATGATGCGCCAGTACACCGACGGCGAGCGCGAGCGCCACTCGATGCGCGGCGTCGTCACCGGCAAGGACGTGCGCATCGGCGGCTCCGAGGGGCGCGTCAAGGCGACCGGCCAGGGCGTGGTCTACTGCATCGAGGAGTGGGCGCGCGAGCGCCAGTTCCCGCTCGCCTCGGCGCGCGTGATCATCCAGGGCTTCGGCAACGTCGGCTCCTGGGCGGCGGAGATCCTCGCAGAGAAGGGCTGCAAGATCGTGGCGGTGAACGACGCCTTCGGCTCCGTCGCCAACGAGGCCGGGCTCGACGTGCCGGCGCTGGTGCGCTGGGTGTACGACAACCCCGAGAACCTGCGGCGCACCGTCCTCGGGTTCCCGGGGGCCACCGCGATCTCGCGGGAGGACTTCTGGGCCGCCCCGGCCGACATCGCCATCCCGGCGGCCCTGGGGCAGCAGATCGACGGCCGGGTCGCGGAGGTCCTGAAGGTTCGGCTCGTGGCGGAGGCGGCCAACGGCCCCACCACCGCGGACGGGGAGCGCGTCCTCGCCTCCCGCAAGATCGACCTCATCCCCGACGTCATCTGCAACGCCGGCGGCGTGACCGTCTCCTACTACGAGTGGCTCCAGAACCAGCGGCTCGAGCACTGGAGCGAGGCGGAGGTGGACGCGCGCCTGGAGCGGGCCATCAAGGCCAACTACGGGCTCATCCGCGACATCGCCCGGGACACGCCGCAGAAGACGGCGCTCCACGACTCGCGGTCGTACTGCGTGGGGCGGAAGCTCGACATGCGGACGGCGTCGATGGTGCTCGCGCTGAAGCGCATCGCGGCGCACTACGAGCTGGAGGGGTTCAGCCAATAG
- a CDS encoding RNA polymerase sigma factor region1.1 domain-containing protein, translating to MKSSDTHRARKALFQRGIQRGALTLREIDAALPDDALSPAERWLLFYSLRAAGVEIRDENGVEVPVDDRPPTG from the coding sequence GTGAAGTCGAGCGACACCCACCGGGCGCGCAAGGCGCTGTTCCAGCGGGGCATCCAGCGGGGCGCGCTCACGCTCCGCGAGATCGACGCCGCGCTCCCGGACGACGCGCTCTCCCCCGCGGAGCGCTGGCTGCTCTTCTACAGCCTGCGCGCCGCGGGGGTGGAGATCCGGGACGAGAACGGCGTCGAGGTGCCGGTGGACGATCGCCCCCCGACCGGCTGA
- a CDS encoding nucleotide exchange factor GrpE produces MPEEQQPGAFQNDPRQDPEPGAGAPPRPEQGGAPPDDRDARLSAQAARIDELTRAYAALVEETKAYRARMERERTRVLEAERLKIVEALLEGLDELDRALAAAHGSQGPLAEGVRLTHQALSKRVAELGATRLALVGQRFDPAVAEAVDVVPVADESQDDQVVQEVRSGWRIGERVLRPARVRVGRLARA; encoded by the coding sequence ATGCCCGAAGAGCAGCAGCCCGGAGCGTTCCAGAACGACCCCCGACAGGACCCCGAGCCCGGCGCCGGCGCGCCGCCCCGGCCGGAGCAGGGCGGCGCCCCGCCCGACGACCGCGACGCGCGGCTGTCGGCCCAGGCCGCCCGCATCGACGAGCTCACCCGCGCCTACGCGGCGCTGGTGGAGGAGACCAAGGCCTACCGGGCCCGGATGGAGCGGGAGCGCACCCGCGTCCTCGAGGCCGAGCGGCTCAAGATCGTCGAGGCCCTGCTGGAGGGGCTCGACGAGCTCGACCGGGCGCTCGCGGCCGCGCACGGCAGCCAGGGGCCGCTGGCGGAGGGGGTCCGCCTGACGCACCAGGCGCTCTCGAAGCGCGTCGCCGAGCTCGGCGCCACCCGGCTCGCGCTGGTCGGCCAGCGCTTCGACCCGGCGGTCGCCGAGGCCGTCGACGTGGTGCCGGTCGCCGACGAGTCCCAGGACGACCAGGTCGTGCAGGAGGTCCGGAGCGGCTGGCGCATCGGCGAGCGGGTGCTCCGCCCGGCCCGGGTCCGCGTCGGACGGCTCGCCCGCGCGTGA
- a CDS encoding glycoside hydrolase family 16 protein, which produces MPGREARMRSGPDGLAWRDRALALGLASLLACGGAGSTGTEAASSPPQPGPPPAPAAPATPTPTATPTPTPSPTPPPAPAASATPAPTPAPSPTARPTAVQPAVALPAGYRLVWADEFDGAEVDGTRWNVFDWRRGEARDTPDAVTVKDGVLRISTYSENGVQKTGFLSTEYGKYDATRGYFEARIKFHGVSGQWCAFWLTSPTIGDPLGDPGRAGTEIDVVEHRLIDESGWKLGDWVSQNVIWDGYGAHRSDVHHGSPLPDGGPVNGVWHTFGVLWDESQYVFYVDANELWRTSTAVSQRSEYLLLTCEILNHDWAGNVPDGGYGPKGDSSPGMEVDWVRVWQR; this is translated from the coding sequence GTGCCGGGCAGGGAGGCGCGGATGCGGAGCGGGCCGGACGGACTGGCGTGGAGGGACCGGGCGCTCGCCCTGGGGCTGGCCTCGCTCCTGGCGTGCGGGGGCGCGGGCTCGACCGGGACGGAGGCGGCCTCCTCGCCGCCGCAGCCCGGCCCCCCACCCGCGCCCGCCGCTCCCGCGACCCCCACGCCAACCGCTACGCCAACCCCCACGCCGAGCCCGACGCCACCCCCGGCCCCTGCGGCGAGCGCCACGCCGGCGCCCACCCCCGCGCCCTCGCCGACCGCGCGGCCCACCGCGGTCCAGCCGGCGGTCGCGCTGCCGGCGGGCTACCGGCTCGTCTGGGCGGACGAGTTCGACGGCGCCGAGGTGGACGGCACGCGCTGGAACGTCTTCGACTGGCGGCGCGGCGAGGCCCGGGACACGCCGGACGCGGTCACCGTGAAGGACGGGGTGCTGCGCATCTCCACCTACTCCGAGAACGGCGTCCAGAAGACCGGGTTCCTCTCGACCGAGTACGGCAAGTACGACGCGACGCGCGGTTACTTCGAGGCCCGCATCAAGTTCCACGGCGTCTCGGGGCAGTGGTGCGCCTTCTGGCTCACCTCGCCCACCATCGGCGATCCGCTCGGGGACCCGGGGCGTGCCGGGACCGAGATCGACGTCGTCGAGCACCGGCTCATCGACGAGAGCGGCTGGAAGCTCGGGGACTGGGTCTCGCAGAACGTCATCTGGGACGGCTACGGCGCCCACCGCTCCGACGTGCACCACGGGTCGCCGCTCCCCGACGGCGGCCCCGTGAACGGCGTCTGGCACACCTTCGGCGTCCTCTGGGACGAGTCGCAGTACGTCTTCTACGTGGACGCGAACGAGCTCTGGCGGACCAGCACCGCGGTGTCGCAGCGGAGCGAGTACCTGCTGCTCACCTGCGAGATCCTGAACCACGACTGGGCGGGCAACGTGCCCGACGGCGGCTACGGGCCGAAGGGCGACTCGAGCCCCGGGATGGAGGTGGACTGGGTGCGCGTCTGGCAGCGATGA
- a CDS encoding trypsin-like peptidase domain-containing protein, with amino-acid sequence MRRFAILSFLLTLALVACYSAAQGRADAGGQQLWRDPGQQAAPAVQVPNQGSLAPLIKTLKPAVVNISVTTVTKNPHRTLRRGGGAAPHGMPGQPGGPGGEGDWEQFFERYFGQPQQPEDFKSNSLGSGFIINADGYVLTNNHVVKDATDIRVKLSDNHEYAGKVIGKDPQTDVALIKLEDAPKGLPTVVLGDSDRLEQGDFVLALGNPLGLRESATFGMVSAKDRAINPGSSGTYDDFIQTDAAINPGNSGGPLFNLRGEVVGINTAIVSPQIGQGIGFAVPVNMAKQIIPQLLAKGKVTRGYLGVSVSELSPDLAEGFGLNPDTRGAVVQQVVPNAPAAKAGIKAGDVVVALNGKPIESSGQLTRGVAVIPPGGKASLSVLRGGSKKDFHVTVATRPESDEALARGEFGGEEEGDEAGAPAAKSQAKLGVKVTSLTPEIAKQLGAAGDGGVVVSDVVSDGPAERAGLQRGDVILEVKGQAVSAPDQLAKVLAGLKPGQTVALRIRRGPNAFFVPVKLGGGETKK; translated from the coding sequence ATGCGGCGCTTCGCCATCCTCTCGTTCCTCCTCACGCTCGCCCTCGTGGCCTGCTACTCGGCCGCCCAGGGCCGCGCCGACGCCGGCGGGCAGCAGCTCTGGCGCGATCCCGGCCAGCAGGCCGCGCCCGCCGTCCAGGTCCCGAACCAGGGCTCCCTCGCCCCGCTCATCAAGACGCTGAAGCCGGCGGTGGTGAACATCTCGGTCACCACGGTGACCAAGAACCCGCACCGGACGCTGCGGCGCGGGGGCGGCGCCGCGCCCCACGGGATGCCGGGCCAGCCCGGCGGGCCGGGCGGGGAGGGCGACTGGGAGCAGTTCTTCGAGCGGTACTTCGGCCAGCCGCAGCAGCCGGAGGACTTCAAGTCGAACAGCCTCGGCTCGGGCTTCATCATCAACGCCGACGGCTACGTGCTCACCAACAACCACGTGGTGAAGGACGCGACCGACATCCGGGTGAAGCTCTCCGACAACCACGAGTACGCCGGCAAGGTCATAGGCAAGGACCCGCAGACCGACGTCGCGCTCATCAAGCTCGAGGACGCGCCGAAGGGGCTGCCCACGGTGGTGCTCGGCGACTCCGACCGGCTCGAGCAGGGCGACTTCGTGCTGGCCCTCGGCAACCCGCTCGGCCTGCGCGAGTCGGCCACCTTCGGCATGGTCTCGGCGAAGGACCGCGCCATCAACCCCGGCTCGTCCGGCACCTACGACGACTTCATCCAGACCGACGCCGCCATCAACCCCGGCAACTCGGGCGGCCCGCTCTTCAACCTGCGCGGCGAGGTGGTGGGCATCAACACCGCCATCGTCTCGCCGCAGATCGGGCAGGGCATCGGCTTCGCGGTGCCGGTCAACATGGCGAAGCAGATCATCCCGCAGCTCCTCGCCAAGGGGAAGGTGACCCGCGGCTACCTCGGCGTCTCCGTCAGCGAGCTGTCGCCCGACCTCGCCGAGGGCTTCGGGCTCAACCCCGACACCCGCGGCGCGGTGGTGCAGCAGGTGGTGCCGAACGCCCCCGCCGCCAAGGCCGGCATCAAGGCCGGCGACGTGGTGGTGGCGCTGAACGGCAAGCCGATCGAGTCCTCCGGCCAGCTCACCCGCGGCGTGGCGGTGATCCCGCCCGGCGGCAAGGCCTCGCTGAGCGTGCTCCGCGGCGGGTCCAAGAAGGACTTCCACGTCACGGTGGCGACGCGGCCCGAGAGCGACGAGGCGCTCGCGCGCGGCGAGTTCGGCGGCGAGGAGGAGGGCGACGAGGCCGGCGCGCCGGCGGCGAAGAGCCAGGCCAAGCTCGGCGTCAAGGTGACCTCGCTCACGCCGGAGATCGCGAAGCAGCTCGGGGCGGCCGGGGACGGCGGCGTGGTCGTCTCCGACGTCGTGAGCGACGGCCCGGCCGAGCGCGCCGGCCTGCAGCGCGGCGACGTCATCCTCGAGGTGAAGGGGCAGGCGGTGTCGGCGCCCGACCAGCTCGCCAAGGTGCTCGCCGGGCTCAAGCCCGGGCAGACCGTGGCGCTCCGGATCCGGCGCGGCCCGAACGCCTTCTTCGTGCCGGTGAAGCTGGGCGGCGGCGAGACCAAGAAGTAG